From uncultured Roseateles sp., the proteins below share one genomic window:
- a CDS encoding tripartite tricarboxylate transporter substrate binding protein — MQRRPLLTAALTLIAGLCATGFAQAQATDWPNKPIRWIVPFPPGGAMDAIARILGEKAGKTLGQTFVIENRAGAGGNIGADAVAKSPADGYTIMITSIGMATNKPLYNKLTYDPIKDFAPVSLLAVVPNVLVTNSTQPNIKTVADVIAAARKEPGKLTYASAGNGTSIHLAGEMFTSLAKLDMMHIPYKGSGPAVSDLLGGQVNYMFDSITSARNHIQSGKLRALAVTTAKRSKSLPNVPTMAEAGVTGYDVSPWFAVFAPAGTPKPIIAKLNKVLLDTMKQPDVIERLDAIGAEPVGSTPEALASHLARESAMWTQLITDRNIKLD, encoded by the coding sequence ATGCAAAGACGCCCCCTGCTGACGGCCGCCCTCACCCTGATCGCGGGTCTGTGCGCGACTGGCTTCGCCCAGGCCCAGGCCACCGACTGGCCCAACAAGCCGATACGCTGGATCGTGCCCTTCCCGCCCGGCGGTGCGATGGACGCGATCGCGCGCATCCTCGGCGAGAAGGCCGGCAAGACGCTGGGCCAGACCTTTGTGATCGAGAACCGCGCCGGCGCCGGCGGCAATATCGGCGCCGATGCGGTGGCCAAGTCACCGGCCGATGGCTACACCATCATGATCACCTCGATAGGCATGGCCACCAACAAGCCGCTGTACAACAAGCTGACCTACGACCCGATCAAGGACTTTGCACCGGTGAGCCTGCTGGCCGTCGTGCCCAATGTGCTGGTCACCAACAGCACCCAGCCGAACATCAAGACCGTGGCCGATGTGATCGCCGCCGCGCGCAAGGAGCCGGGCAAGCTGACCTATGCCTCGGCCGGCAACGGCACCTCCATCCACCTGGCGGGCGAGATGTTCACCTCGCTGGCCAAGCTCGACATGATGCACATCCCCTACAAGGGCAGCGGTCCGGCCGTCAGCGATCTGCTGGGTGGCCAGGTCAACTATATGTTCGACAGCATCACCTCGGCGCGCAACCACATCCAGTCCGGCAAGCTGCGCGCACTGGCCGTCACCACGGCCAAGCGCTCCAAGAGCCTGCCGAACGTGCCGACGATGGCCGAGGCCGGTGTCACCGGCTACGACGTCTCGCCCTGGTTTGCGGTGTTCGCGCCGGCCGGCACGCCCAAGCCCATCATCGCCAAGCTCAACAAGGTGCTGCTCGACACCATGAAGCAGCCCGATGTGATCGAACGGCTGGATGCCATCGGCGCCGAGCCGGTGGGCTCCACCCCCGAGGCGCTGGCCAGCCATCTGGCCCGCGAATCGGCGATGTGGACCCAGCTGATCACCGACCGCAATATCAAACTCGACTGA
- a CDS encoding dioxygenase encodes MAEFTQAQLLDLVNTVHAAPGNERVRAITQRIVSDLFKTIDELDVQPDEFWRGIDWLARLGASGQLGLITAGLGFDRLLDIRADEADVQAGRTGGTPRAIEGPLYVAGAPSASYEVRVDAGDTPKGEVFVMEGRVLDLQGRPVAGASVDVWHANEQGGYSHFFPGMQDYELRRRISTDAEGRYRFRSFLPPGYAIPPSSPTSELFAALGRHGQRPAHIHFLVVAPGLRTLTTQINIPGDSYIDDDFAFATRDGLIVELERGVGPAGYESLGITAPFVRSRFDFVLQPAASADEASPAARMARVL; translated from the coding sequence ATGGCCGAATTCACCCAAGCGCAGCTGCTGGACCTCGTCAACACGGTGCATGCCGCGCCGGGCAACGAGCGCGTGCGCGCCATCACCCAGCGCATCGTCAGCGATCTGTTCAAGACCATAGACGAGCTGGACGTGCAGCCCGACGAGTTCTGGCGCGGCATCGATTGGCTGGCGCGTCTGGGCGCCAGCGGCCAGCTGGGCCTGATCACCGCCGGCCTGGGCTTCGACCGGCTGCTGGACATCCGCGCCGACGAGGCCGACGTCCAGGCCGGCCGAACGGGCGGCACGCCGCGGGCGATCGAGGGTCCGCTGTACGTGGCCGGCGCGCCCAGCGCAAGCTACGAGGTTCGCGTGGATGCTGGCGACACGCCCAAGGGCGAGGTGTTCGTGATGGAAGGTCGCGTGCTGGACCTGCAGGGCCGACCCGTTGCCGGCGCCTCGGTCGACGTCTGGCATGCCAATGAACAGGGCGGCTACTCGCACTTCTTCCCCGGCATGCAAGACTACGAATTGCGTCGCCGCATCAGCACCGACGCCGAGGGCCGCTATCGCTTCCGCAGCTTTCTGCCGCCGGGCTATGCGATCCCGCCGAGCAGCCCGACCTCGGAGCTGTTCGCGGCCCTGGGTCGCCACGGCCAGCGCCCGGCGCACATCCATTTCCTCGTCGTCGCGCCGGGTCTACGCACCCTGACGACGCAGATCAACATCCCCGGCGACAGCTACATCGACGACGACTTCGCCTTCGCCACCCGCGACGGCCTGATTGTCGAGCTGGAGCGCGGCGTGGGCCCGGCCGGCTACGAGTCGCTGGGCATCACCGCCCCGTTCGTGCGCAGCCGCTTCGACTTCGTGCTGCAACCGGCCGCCAGCGCCGACGAAGCCTCGCCCGCCGCCCGCATGGCGCGCGTGTTATGA
- a CDS encoding substrate-binding domain-containing protein, protein MIFSRRIIKTAIVLSALLCSAAAHADDIKILTTGILKGAFTPIATEFERQTGHRVTMSWGPSSGSSPEASPVRVRSGEALDVLIMVDAGMDDLVRSGHFVPQHRRNVAVSGIGVAVKTGQPLPDISTTGAFRQALLAAKSVGYSEGASGSYFIKVIVPKLGLTEAMASKGHVVLGRRFVGEELVDGVVELGLQQLSELKLEHGITVVGPLPDELQKFSVVSAAVSSKAKASEAGRQFLDFLNTPFAHRAIRESGLDLPKGQ, encoded by the coding sequence GCCGAATCATCAAGACCGCCATCGTTCTGAGCGCACTCCTGTGCTCCGCAGCGGCACATGCCGACGACATCAAGATCCTGACCACAGGTATTCTCAAAGGTGCCTTCACACCCATCGCCACTGAGTTCGAACGCCAGACCGGCCACAGGGTGACAATGTCCTGGGGCCCCTCCTCGGGCAGTTCGCCCGAAGCAAGCCCGGTGCGGGTACGCAGCGGCGAGGCGCTGGACGTGCTGATCATGGTGGATGCCGGGATGGACGACCTAGTGCGAAGCGGCCACTTCGTGCCGCAGCACCGACGCAACGTGGCGGTTTCCGGCATAGGCGTGGCGGTCAAGACGGGCCAGCCGCTACCCGACATCTCGACCACAGGCGCTTTCCGTCAGGCACTGCTGGCGGCCAAGTCGGTGGGCTATTCGGAAGGTGCCAGTGGCAGCTACTTCATCAAGGTGATCGTGCCCAAGCTGGGACTGACCGAGGCCATGGCGAGCAAGGGTCACGTTGTGCTGGGTCGTCGCTTCGTGGGCGAGGAGCTCGTCGACGGGGTGGTCGAATTGGGCTTGCAGCAACTCAGTGAACTGAAGCTTGAGCATGGCATCACTGTGGTGGGGCCATTGCCGGATGAACTGCAGAAATTCAGTGTCGTGTCCGCCGCGGTGTCTTCCAAGGCCAAGGCATCCGAGGCCGGCCGGCAGTTCCTCGACTTCCTGAATACGCCATTCGCGCACAGGGCCATCCGTGAGAGCGGCCTGGACCTGCCGAAGGGGCAGTGA
- a CDS encoding SulP family inorganic anion transporter has product MLISLAPALTMGLLAFAALGTQGAALGIPAALVSSAVGGAVFALLARGPMAAGGPASTPVLVLSSLVAQVAADPAFAATDPAAVALLLALVAAAVVSMGAVQIVLSLSGLVRWAKFVPQPVLAGFMNGVALLALLAPLPLLFGWSRNALHTDGWRALAQIQPATLAVGLLTVAVILVLPRLHRRLPTTLIGLLAGAGAYLLLGTLFPQAALGPLTGALPAAWPHVETLMPFLTDVYPPLLQRYTGAALGAGLMMALIGTLDMVLNSLAVDQAHGTRTDPQREVLALGAANVASGLMGGLPLLLLRSRATHMLQVGGRSRAALFVCCALFAVVGVAAAPLLSLLPQVVLGGVMVTIAFMMADRWSLQLLAQCWRGPRPSDLQLALAVMGVVCVTTLTLGFPAAIAAGAVLSVLLFIHSMNRSLVRRGCTAEALPSRRIYATSDEARLRILRARIMVLELEGALFFGSADRLAETAEALDAGLHTLVLDFRRVSLIDASGAVVLTQVGRRLRARGTRLLLAGVSPDNRHGRMLRQFAGDDYAAEHGVADVDQAVEAAELQLLRQAGFEPLRETVPLEQVSLMDGLDTAQRARLAARLLPRRLAPGERLFREGDPGDRLFVITAGSIDVFSAAASTGAASPQRYVSLSPGMMLGETAMLDGGGRSGEAVAQGHTEVHALDDHTLQQLRAEDPLLYAQVYRNVALHLSQRLRAAAWAWRASAS; this is encoded by the coding sequence ATGCTGATCAGCCTGGCACCCGCCCTGACGATGGGCCTGCTGGCCTTTGCGGCGCTGGGCACACAGGGGGCAGCACTGGGCATACCGGCGGCGCTGGTATCCAGCGCGGTCGGCGGCGCGGTCTTCGCACTGCTGGCGCGCGGGCCCATGGCCGCGGGTGGGCCGGCTTCGACGCCGGTGCTGGTGTTGAGCTCGCTGGTGGCCCAGGTCGCGGCCGATCCGGCATTCGCCGCCACCGACCCGGCCGCCGTGGCGTTGCTGCTGGCCCTGGTGGCTGCGGCCGTCGTCAGCATGGGCGCGGTCCAGATCGTGCTGTCCCTGTCCGGCCTGGTGCGCTGGGCCAAGTTCGTGCCGCAGCCCGTGCTGGCCGGCTTCATGAACGGCGTGGCGCTGCTGGCCCTGCTTGCGCCGCTCCCCTTGCTGTTCGGCTGGTCACGCAACGCGCTTCACACAGATGGCTGGCGGGCACTGGCCCAGATTCAGCCCGCCACGCTGGCGGTGGGTCTGCTCACGGTGGCGGTCATCCTCGTTTTGCCGCGCCTGCATCGCCGGCTGCCGACCACCCTGATCGGGCTGCTGGCCGGTGCCGGTGCCTACCTCTTGCTGGGCACCCTGTTCCCGCAGGCGGCACTCGGGCCGCTCACCGGGGCGCTACCGGCTGCCTGGCCGCATGTCGAAACACTGATGCCATTTTTGACCGACGTGTATCCGCCACTGTTGCAGCGATACACCGGCGCGGCGCTTGGTGCCGGCCTGATGATGGCGCTGATCGGCACGCTGGACATGGTGCTCAACAGTCTGGCGGTAGACCAGGCCCACGGCACCCGCACCGATCCGCAGCGCGAGGTGTTGGCGCTGGGCGCGGCCAACGTGGCCTCCGGCCTGATGGGCGGGCTGCCGCTGCTGCTGTTGCGCTCACGCGCGACGCACATGCTGCAGGTCGGCGGCCGGTCGCGGGCGGCCTTGTTCGTCTGCTGCGCCTTGTTCGCCGTCGTCGGGGTGGCCGCCGCACCGCTGCTGTCGCTGCTGCCCCAGGTAGTGCTGGGCGGGGTGATGGTCACCATCGCGTTCATGATGGCAGACCGCTGGTCGCTGCAACTGCTGGCTCAGTGCTGGCGCGGCCCGCGGCCCTCGGATCTTCAGCTCGCACTCGCGGTGATGGGCGTGGTCTGCGTCACCACCCTGACATTGGGCTTTCCGGCTGCGATCGCAGCAGGCGCGGTGCTGTCGGTGCTGCTCTTCATTCACAGCATGAACCGCTCGCTCGTCCGGCGCGGTTGCACCGCAGAGGCCTTGCCGTCGCGTCGCATCTATGCGACTTCCGACGAGGCCCGGCTGCGAATCCTGCGTGCGCGCATCATGGTGCTGGAGCTCGAGGGTGCGCTGTTCTTCGGCAGCGCCGACCGGCTGGCGGAGACGGCGGAGGCGCTTGACGCCGGCTTGCACACGCTGGTGCTCGATTTTCGCCGCGTGAGCCTGATCGATGCCTCGGGTGCCGTGGTGCTGACGCAGGTGGGGCGGCGTCTGCGCGCCCGCGGCACCAGGCTGCTGCTGGCCGGTGTCAGCCCGGACAACCGTCACGGCCGCATGCTGCGGCAATTTGCCGGCGACGACTACGCGGCCGAACACGGGGTAGCCGACGTCGACCAGGCGGTGGAGGCGGCCGAGTTGCAGTTGCTGAGGCAGGCCGGGTTCGAGCCGCTGAGAGAGACCGTGCCGCTCGAACAGGTCAGCCTGATGGACGGCCTGGACACGGCCCAGCGCGCGCGCCTTGCGGCACGCCTGCTGCCGCGCCGCCTGGCACCGGGCGAACGCCTCTTCCGCGAAGGCGACCCGGGCGATCGCCTGTTCGTCATCACCGCCGGCTCAATCGATGTCTTCAGCGCTGCGGCTTCCACCGGCGCCGCCTCGCCACAGCGCTACGTGAGCCTTTCGCCGGGCATGATGCTGGGCGAAACGGCCATGCTCGATGGTGGTGGTCGCAGCGGTGAAGCCGTGGCCCAGGGCCACACCGAAGTCCATGCACTTGATGATCACACCTTGCAGCAGCTGCGGGCCGAGGATCCGCTGCTGTACGCGCAGGTCTACCGCAATGTTGCGCTGCACCTGTCGCAGCGTCTGCGCGCAGCGGCCTGGGCCTGGCGCGCCAGCGCGAGTTGA
- a CDS encoding 3-oxoacid CoA-transferase subunit B has product MSSNNYQRRGKDELARRVAQDIHDGAYVNLGIGMPTLVANHLPAGLEVVLHSENGVLGMGPAPAEGEEDYDLINAGKQPVTLLPGGAYFHHADSFGMMRGGHLDICVLGAFQVSATGDLANWHTGAPDAIPAVGGAMDLAIGAKQTWVMMDLLDKQGRSKIVGTCSYPLTGIGCVKRIYGDLATLECTPQGLRLIDLVDGLTVAELELLLGLPVAPR; this is encoded by the coding sequence ATGAGCAGCAACAACTACCAGCGGCGCGGCAAGGACGAGCTGGCCCGCCGCGTCGCGCAGGACATCCATGACGGTGCCTACGTGAATCTGGGCATAGGCATGCCCACCCTGGTGGCCAACCACCTGCCCGCGGGGCTGGAGGTGGTGCTGCACAGCGAGAACGGCGTGCTGGGCATGGGCCCGGCACCCGCCGAGGGCGAGGAAGACTACGACCTGATCAATGCCGGCAAGCAGCCTGTGACCCTGCTGCCCGGGGGCGCCTATTTCCACCATGCCGACAGCTTCGGCATGATGCGCGGTGGCCATCTGGATATCTGCGTGCTCGGCGCCTTCCAGGTCTCGGCCACCGGCGACCTGGCCAACTGGCACACCGGCGCACCCGATGCGATTCCCGCGGTCGGCGGCGCGATGGACCTAGCCATAGGCGCCAAGCAGACCTGGGTGATGATGGATCTGCTGGACAAGCAGGGCCGCAGCAAGATCGTCGGCACCTGCAGCTATCCGCTGACCGGCATAGGCTGCGTCAAACGCATCTACGGCGACCTGGCGACGCTGGAATGCACGCCCCAAGGCCTGCGCCTGATCGACCTGGTCGACGGGCTCACCGTCGCTGAACTGGAGCTGTTGCTGGGGCTGCCGGTGGCGCCCCGCTGA
- a CDS encoding 3-oxoacid CoA-transferase subunit A, protein MINKIAASVAEALAGIADGATVLIGGFGTAGIPTELIDGLIAQGARDLTVVNNNAGNGETGLAALLKTGRVRKIICSFPRQADSQVFDGLYRAGRIELELVPQGNLAERLRAAGAGIGAFYMPTGYGTELAKGKETRVIDGKPQVLEYPIHGDVALIKAERGDRWGNLVYRKAARNFGPVMATAAKSTIATVHEIAELGALDPEAIVTPGIHVSRLVQITRVATQAGGFKGAL, encoded by the coding sequence GTGATCAACAAGATCGCCGCCTCGGTGGCCGAGGCGCTGGCCGGCATCGCCGATGGCGCCACCGTCCTGATCGGCGGCTTCGGCACCGCCGGCATTCCCACCGAGCTGATTGACGGCCTGATCGCGCAGGGTGCGCGGGATCTCACCGTCGTCAACAACAACGCAGGCAACGGCGAGACCGGCCTGGCCGCGCTGCTGAAGACCGGGCGTGTGCGCAAGATCATCTGCAGCTTCCCGCGCCAGGCCGACAGCCAGGTCTTCGACGGCCTCTACCGCGCCGGCCGGATCGAGCTGGAGCTGGTGCCGCAGGGCAATCTGGCCGAGCGCCTGCGCGCCGCCGGTGCCGGCATCGGCGCCTTTTACATGCCCACCGGCTATGGCACCGAACTGGCCAAGGGCAAGGAGACGCGCGTGATTGACGGCAAACCGCAGGTGCTGGAGTACCCCATCCACGGCGACGTGGCGCTGATCAAGGCCGAGCGCGGCGACCGCTGGGGTAATCTGGTCTACCGCAAGGCGGCCCGCAACTTCGGCCCGGTGATGGCCACGGCGGCGAAGAGCACCATCGCCACCGTGCACGAGATCGCCGAGCTCGGCGCGCTGGACCCGGAGGCCATCGTCACGCCGGGCATCCATGTCTCCCGGCTGGTGCAGATAACCCGCGTCGCCACCCAGGCGGGCGGCTTCAAGGGGGCGTTATGA